The Pristiophorus japonicus isolate sPriJap1 chromosome 17, sPriJap1.hap1, whole genome shotgun sequence DNA window ATCATTAGTACTGAAATGTTCACGAGAATTTGTAAAAATAGTTTGGAGAAATGAATCTTGGACAGTATCGCATCAGCCTGTTATATTGAAGTGAATGGAACTGGATATCAGGCGGGGCGTATAACAAACAGCTGATGCGATATCGCCCGTTTTGCACTGTCACGCAAGCTGAATTTCTACACCAGGACACAAAAATACTGGCTATTAAAAGACCTCAGTTTAAGGGAATGCAATATGACTTAAATAAAGGTTAAATGGAATGCAATAATGGATGGGGCTTTTACATTTTCTTTTCTCACCTCATCCACTCTTTCTCATCTTGACTAACCGCTTCCCGGAGAAGTACAGAGGAAGTTAGAGAATGTATTTAAACAGaaggtggtgagaatgtgaaattctctgccacaagcTGCTGTTGAAACTAAGCCGATAAACTCTTTTAAACAAGAATTAAAATAATTGCTGGAAAAAGATAACTATGAAAgggaatggggaatgggcaggagggCAAGATAAGATGAGCCAAATAACttgattctgtgctgtaacattctacgattcagttccacaggcaccagtatcccatcatctaagtacaTCGCCTAAGTGGTCTTTATTCAAGTGTATGTCTCGACAGTGAGTGTTGCAACATTATTTGTCCACGCAGAAGCCCATTCGTGTCTTCACCTAATCTTCCTGCAGCACTTCCGGCAAGGATTACTGTATAGTGATCAAAAGCAGGAACACTGACCAATTTTCCCTTCTCTAACCCAAGGTTGTTAAGGCCCTTTTTGATGCCCCTATAGGTCACCCTagatgagatcagctaactcaacacagcccGGGGATCAAATCTGGGACCTCTGTGGTCTGTATGGCTCTGATTCTCTGTGGATAAACCTAGCAAGCTATTGCGGGAGTGAAGTTTTGTAAAATTAAAATGAATGATTAAAAAGGTTGTCATAACCTACTTCCCTTTATCCTTCAGCCAGTCTGGATTTTTTTCCTCTTCTTTTAGATCGTTAAGGTCAGGGATACTTGCATTGTTGGCTCGTCTAGCTTCTGCCTGTTTTCTTAACCACTGTAAACAGATAAAGAATATTAGTCCATGTGCAGTATAACATACAATGGAAAATTAAGGTAAATAAGATTACTACACTGAACTGCTTTTTAACACTTAGCATCTTCATTCTAGAAATACAAACTGATGTGTGATTGCCATTTTAAGTGTAAAGTTTCATCGCAGCATAGATTTTCATAATCATAATTTATACATGACAAAAGCACAAGGTTAAATTAAATCAAAAAGCACATATAGCAACCGGCGCATCAACAGGCGGCACCACAGAGAATCACATCCGGGATTCCTCACACAGTGAATTGCAGAACTTACTTGGAGCACCTTAGAAGGTGATGAGCGGAGGTGAGACATGAAAGGAATTAGAGAAAAGTTTGATTGCAAGTTTAATCCTGGCACTCCTGCACACCTCCTCCATGCCATGACAAACTAGCACTAGCAGAGGCCTCACCACAATCTGCCTATTCATACTGCGGATGGGGAACAAGTGCGTGAGAAAGTGCGTGAGCAAGTGCATGAGCACCTACAAACGGAAGATAAAAGGGAACCAAATTGTAAACGAATCAATTACACACAGTATTAATTCCCGGCCTCACTCTGAGTTGCTTCATTTTCTTGTACCTATTCTCCTTATCTTCAAATAACAGACTTTACAGAAATTAATAGAAAGTAACCGTAAGCTCCTTTCAATGTATTCAATTTAAATCTCATTCTCCAGATTGATATTTTAACCAATTATGAGCTGCCAAATGAACAGAATTAACAACGTATATATAACTTTTTTATAAATCCAAAAGTCTCGAGACAATCTCTCAGGTAACTGTTTCATATGTTGAAAGAAATGTATTCATTTTGACAAAACCCTTACCTCCTCTTCTTCAGGAACAAGAGATTCTCTCAATGCAGTAGGAAAAACTCGTGGTGTGAAGTGTATCTGAATATTGCCAGCTGAACGAGGAGCTGGTATGATTTTTTCCTTAGAGTTTTCAGTAAATATATTGCCAGTAGTACCTGCAATTAACCCATGGTTAGAAGTTAATCATTAAATACCATCCTGTAAAAATGATTACGCTTTTTGATTTAGAGATATGAACTACAATACGAGAAAAACGTAACCTATATTGATGTGATTACTTGCTATAGATGTATGAGGAAATAACTGCCTCCTGTGCTGGTTACAGAACAAGGAATATAGAGGCTACTTATTGTCAAGCACAATCCTAAAAAATGAGAGTTAGTGCTAATCCATCTTATCTAACCTTATTTAAACAAAAGCTATTGGAGCCGATAATGTGGTCATGACACAGTGGTACTGGAACTGATGTGTACTAAACACTGGCCTTGCCCATGGGCCAAGAGGCTGACCAATCCCAATCATGCAAGGTCAGTCAATTTCCATATTTGGACATCCCTCCAAGCATATTATGTCTGCTTGATGGGACGCAACAACTGGTCTGTGGGAGTGAAATTTCTGGCACCAGAACTTTTAAAGGACTGTTGGCTGCCCTTAAAAAACCCAACAGCTCTTAAAAAAAACTGTAATTCTTTTTCATGCAAAAAAAGTTGGGACAAAATGACCCCATTCAGTGAGTAGGCTTTGTAGGTCCTGCAATGAAAGATGCCTTTACTTAGAGGAGAGCACCACCCTGAGAAAAGAACACAACCAGAGTAGCATGGATGGAGGTGACATACGCAGCTTAAGTAAGTGAGCAAAAACTTTTTTGGCTACACAAGATCGACAGGGTAAGTATGCAACTATGTGAGGCCATCGTAATAGATATCTTGCCAAGATTCTTTATTGTTGTTCTCTGCAACCTTGGTCCATCAGCATAGAGGGAGAAGGCATAGAACTTTGTAAGTGAAAAGGCATTCTCATTGTCTTTTGTGTCACTCTATCCTGTTGTCAGATCACAGTGCTGCATATTGGATATTAAATGGGTCAAGCATCAAGCACTAAGtaagataaattgtggtgcagacaATGTCCACAGACTGGACCGTCCATCCCGCTCCCCCCATCACACTCCCCCGACCAAGGATAACATGAATATGTTGGGGAAGGGGAAGTTTACCAAATCGAAGCTTAAAAAATGGTCAATTTTTGGAAGCTGCAAAACAGAGGCCACACATCCCACCACCACCCCCAGCCAGGAAATCAGCAGACAAGTTTCTCTGGCTCTACTCTTGTGAATATTCCAGCAATCTCGTTCCAAATAGCAGCATCTATCCTGCACTATTTTGGTCAAGAGTGGGATATCACATGGTTGGGTGGGGGGCAGGTAAAGGAAGTAACTTTAACAAGAGAGGGATGTGACAAATCTGAAATTCATCTGGTTTAATGTTATAGCAATATTTGTACTATATTTTTTAATTAGTATTATCAAGACTTGTGTGAATACCATTCTCTGTAGCTGGGACAGATCCCACATTCATATGTCTGGCGAAGAAAGTGAGATTGCTACTGCATTAATCACTGATGTGAAATAGATTTACCTCCTTTAACAGAATGCTTGTTTGCAGTTCGTGAGGCAGAATTTTGTATTTTATTTTcttccttcctcatcttcctccttttCTCAGACTCAACCTTTTGCCTTGCAATTCTTAGGTCCTCCTTTCTCTTTCGTTCCTCTTCTTCCTGCTTCTGCAGCTTCCACTGTTCCAGTTCTTCGGTCGCTCTTCTTCGCTCCTGCTCTTTCAGGTCTTCAATCTGTCTTCTGTTATCTTCCTCAATCTGTGCAGTTTTAGCGCAAGTTCATTATTCTTAACCATACTTTTATCTAGGTCATGTTAATACCAATTTTCATTCCAGTTTGATCTGGGAACTTTGCATATTGGAATGTACTTTATTTTCACAGTGAAGATTAGGAGCATCTTGTACTTTAAGATTGTTCTACATCTGTAATGAGACACAATGTAATGTTGGGGGAAAAGGCAGAGATGCAAACTACACTGGTACTGACTTTGTGGAGTGCTAGTAAGTGGCATAGAAAATGGAAATCCAGCTGTGAGGGCAAGTAATTCGACTCATCGCCAAGCACAGTTCAGATATGGAGGAATGAAATCAGCTTTATACGGAGGATGCAGTCAGAGGAAACCTCTGGGACCAAGGCATGGCATGTGATGTGTGGAGGACAGAATAAATGTTAACCTGTACAATACAGAATCAGTGGAGAGAGGAGATAGTGATTGCAGGGATAAATTTAGTGGAATCCTCTCCCACAACGAGACCACCCTTGACCATAAATCTAGTTTAATCTTTGATAGGGTTGTAAATGGAAGATGCAAGAATTAAAGAATGAAAACTGGAAGTGAACTTTTGACAGACTCCAAAACATCCAGCTGCAATGAATTTGCTTCCAGTTTGTATCCATAGATAGTGTTTgatagcgccttgggacattttactaccataaaggtgctatataatacaagttgttgttgttgatgattaaTAAAGAATTATTTATTTATCTACATCTGTAATGAGGCATAATGCAATGTTAAGGGATGTAGATGTAGACAccgcaagttgctggagaaataccaccaacgacatctccacaagatcctataaatccccgggaggacagacgcaccagcattagtgtcctcgaccaggccaacatccccagcattgaagcactgaccacacttgattagcttcgctgacaggccacatcatccgcataccagacacgatactcccaaagcaagcgctctactcaaaactcatttgcagcaaacgagccaaaggtgggcagaggaaacgttacaaggacaccctcaaagcctccctgataaagtgtgacatccccaccgacacctgggaatccctggccaaagaccgccctagtggaagaagtgcatccgggagggtgctgagcacttcgagtatcgtcgctgagagcatgcagaaatcaaacgcaggcagcggaaagagctcccttatcctcaacgactatctgtcccacctgtggcttttgtattggactgttcagccacctaaggactcattttaagagaggaagcaagtcttcctcgattccgaaggactgcctatgatttaaCACTAGCAAGGTGAAAAGCTTAAAGTCACTTAATACAACAAACTGTTACAGTACAAATATGACAGATGCTTCATAATGAATATGGTGCTTATCCATACAGTCTTACATTCTTTTAATTAATGAGATTGTGCCATTTGAGCTGGAATCTCCCATGATTTCCACTCAGTTTGGGAATATTGCTGCTGTCTTTCACTACCATTCCTAAAGATTTAAGTTTATCTCTTCTACTATTGTCATCATATGACAGGAAAAGATCATAGAAAATGCATGAGCTTCATATGGCAGAATGGCCTTGTTTTACTGAAATTACTACATTACCATGCTACCATGCAGCTGACCATCTTCAACTGTGTACTTAAATCTTTACTAATCCTATTAGCTTTGTTGCATATAATGGTTTCAATTTTAAGCAAATGAGTAGTTTTATACAAATTACTCTTTCAACAACTATTTTAAACTGATACTCTTGTGCACAAGAAGTGAAAATTAAATATTCAACAGGGTCTACAATAATTACCCTCATCATCTTTTCCAATGAGTACTTCTCATTTTCTCGTTTTTTAATTGCTTTTTCTTTTTCAGCTTCTTGTGTCTTCTCCTGATTAGCACGGATAGCACTCTCCCTCTTTCTTTGCAACTTTTCCTTATTAACTATCAAAGAAAAGTCAAAACGATTGTATTACGCAAAGACAAAACTAGTTGTGCCATAATTATCATGAACAGCACTGCTAATGCATTTCATATtagttgttcagccatgaactcactgaatggcggtgcaggctcgaagggccgaatggcctactcctgcacctattttctatgtttctatataaattttTATCTAAAGAAAGTTTACATGGAGCAAAAAACCTCTAACACTTTCCTCACCTTCAACTGTTGCAAGTTGCTCCCACATTCCCGATTCTTTTTTACACAAGGTGAAGATGACAACACCATTGCCAACTTTAGCTGAGCTTTTTGACTCATCGATAGAAGCATATAGCACAACCTCAAACAGAAATGGAGGAAAGTTCACCTGTTAAAATAATCCATTTGGTATCAAAATCTGGAGGCAAATACAGATCTGCAATTATAAACTGTGCAAAGTGAATTAATGTTGTCAAAAACTAAAAACCTAAATTAAATGCATCTTTAATACCAATATGTTGCCAATTTTATTAAATGATTTGCCGATGGGTAATATTTAAAAGGTTCCCCCTGTTACCACATTCACACAATTACATGAATGACTCTAATAGATACAATCAAATGCTAGCCTATGATCTGCCCTGAGCATTTAAAATGTTGAATATCTTTGAACAGTaaccttctggttaagcaacgcctcgatttcaaaattctcatccttattttcaaatccctccatggcctcgccctttcctatttctgtaatctcctccagccccacaacccccccccccgagatgtctgcgctcgtctaattctgtcctcctgagcatccctgattataatcgctcaaccattggtggccgtgccttctgttgtctaggccccaagctctggaactccctgcctaaacctatccacctctctacctctctttcctccctcaagacgctccttaaaacctacctctttgaccaagctcggtgtcaaatttttattgcataatactcctgtgaagcaccttgggatgtttcactacgttaaaggcgctatatgaatacaatttgtttttgttgttgtacaAGAACGTTGTCTCAGTACTCGTATTATTGTATCAATTGCCTTCTGATGTGTGGTGCAGATCAGGCACAGACTCTAATCTTACACATGGATCATGTTTGCGCAGCTCTAATACTAGAATCATACCTGCTTGAAACTCACGGCAGAGGGGAACTttttgtatcatagaatcatagaatcatagaaatttacagcacggaaggagaccatttcggcccatcgtgtccatgccggccgacaaagaatctattcagtctaatcccactttctagctccgagtccgtagccctgtaggttacggcacttcaagtgcaaatccaagtatttttaaatgtggtgagggtttctgcctctgccatcctttcaggcagtgagttccacacccccagcaccctttgggtgaagacatttccactttatatctcctctaaacctcctaccaatgactttaaatctatgccccctggttattgacccctttgctaagggaaataggttcatcCTAttgactctatctagacccctcataattttatacacctcaattaaatctcccctcagcctcctctgttccaaagaaaacaaacccagcctatccaatctgtcatagaaacatagaaaatagatgcaggagtaggccagtcggcccttcgagcctttcaataagatcatagctgatcattcactcagtacccctttcctgcgttctctccatacaccttgaaccccttagccgtaaaggccatatctaacataAGGAGTCCAGTGTCAGCAGAGCCAGGCTCACCTTGAGGACACGTTTAAGGTGGCACACACATTGATGATACGGCACTAGAAATACAGGGCACTGTTTCATGTTTAAAATGTTCCTAAAACATGACTTCCTTATCTTGGCTGTGCAATCAGAAGGAGCTTCAAACAAAGGCCGGGTGCTTCTACAAAGGAGACTGAATCATTCTGGCTGTTGTTGTGCATTTCCTGCTTAAAACCAGCATTAATAGAGATGTGTGCATGTCATCTAAAGAGTAGAGTTCTTTCTATCATCaattctgtttaaaaaaaggaaccAGATCCTACTAACTTGTTCCATCAGCCTACACATCACAACAGGAGACATCAGCCCTGTTAGCATTTTAGTTGTTTCTTGTTACCATACTTTTGTCTACTTTAAAACTTAGAGGCAGGCTGGAAGCAAACATTTTGTATAGAATGCccatttaaaagaaagaaagacttgcatttatatcgcgcttttcatgacgaccggacgtctcaaagcactttacagccaatgaagaacttttgaaatgcagtcactgttgtaatgtagaaaacgtggcagccaatttctgcacagcaagctcccatacaacagcaatgtgataataaccagatattcgttttttttttaaatgttgttgagggataaatattggccaggacacccgggagaactccccagctacaCATAATAATGGTCCACCATAGCAATATCATAAATAGATGCAGTGCTGTGAGGTCAATGCTCCACAGTCACTTTAGTGGAAACCATGATATCACATAGAGGAAGTTCTAAACAAAATATATGTTCCCTAACTAACGATAAGCAATAGTTCAACATGGCAACAAGTCAGGGCTGAAAGACAGCATCAAGTTTTCCGATATTTACATATACCTTCTAAGGATTATCCATGGCCAACTCCACTAGCAGATAGGGCAATGA harbors:
- the dnaaf4 gene encoding dynein axonemal assembly factor 4 isoform X2 gives rise to the protein MPLLVRDYSWDQAEGQVFVTVPLKGVRAGKADIFCAEDYLKVVLYASIDESKSSAKVGNGVVIFTLCKKESGMWEQLATVEVNKEKLQRKRESAIRANQEKTQEAEKEKAIKKRENEKYSLEKMMRIEEDNRRQIEDLKEQERRRATEELEQWKLQKQEEEERKRKEDLRIARQKVESEKRRKMRKEENKIQNSASRTANKHSVKGGTTGNIFTENSKEKIIPAPRSAGNIQIHFTPRVFPTALRESLVPEEEEWLRKQAEARRANNASIPDLNDLKEEEKNPDWLKDKGNKLFASGDYLAAVNAYNLGIQLNNKLPVLYLNRAASHLKLRNLHKAIEDSSKALDLLTPAVPDNANSRLKAHVRRGAAFCELELYVEGLQDYEAALKIDPSNKTIQADAEKIRQVIQGTPPDP
- the dnaaf4 gene encoding dynein axonemal assembly factor 4 isoform X1, which gives rise to MPLLVRDYSWDQAEGQVFVTVPLKGVRAGKADIFCAEDYLKVNFPPFLFEVVLYASIDESKSSAKVGNGVVIFTLCKKESGMWEQLATVEVNKEKLQRKRESAIRANQEKTQEAEKEKAIKKRENEKYSLEKMMRIEEDNRRQIEDLKEQERRRATEELEQWKLQKQEEEERKRKEDLRIARQKVESEKRRKMRKEENKIQNSASRTANKHSVKGGTTGNIFTENSKEKIIPAPRSAGNIQIHFTPRVFPTALRESLVPEEEEWLRKQAEARRANNASIPDLNDLKEEEKNPDWLKDKGNKLFASGDYLAAVNAYNLGIQLNNKLPVLYLNRAASHLKLRNLHKAIEDSSKALDLLTPAVPDNANSRLKAHVRRGAAFCELELYVEGLQDYEAALKIDPSNKTIQADAEKIRQVIQGTPPDP